AAAATAACGATAATCATGGGCTTCCTCCTTGGAGCGCATGCTTTCGGTTACCCCCCGTTCCGAGTCCCAGCGCCGCGTTTCCTGGGTGATCATGCCTCCGGAATTCAACACTTCCGTCTGCCGGGCGATTTCGTAATTCAAGGCCTGGAAGACCCCCTTGAAAGTATTAAGGTTTTTTATTTCGGTTTTAACGCCCAGACGCTCCCGGCCTTCGGGGCGGATGCTGCAGTTTATATCGCAGCGCACGTTTCCTTCTTCCAGATTGCAGCGGCTGACAAGGCCGTAGTTTAAAATCTGTTTCAGGGCCAGCAGAAAGGCAAAGGCTTCTTCCGGCGAAGCCATGTCAGGTTCGGTTACAACCTCCATGAGCGGATGGCCGGCGCGGTTAAAATCAACGCTGCTCAATTCGCCGATGTGCATGTTTTTCCCGACATCTTCCTCCAGGTGAATGCGCGTCAAAGACACTTTTTTGACCTTTTCGCCGCAAGTGATTTCCACGGCGCCGCCGACGCAAAACGGGCAATCGTACTGGGAAATCTGGTAATTTTTAGGCATGTCCGGGTAAAAATAATTTTTGCGGTCAAACTTGCTGAAGCGGTTGATTTTTGAGCCAAGCATGAGGCCGGTCAAAACGGTCAGGCGGACGGCTTCCTCGTTGATCACCGGCAAGGCCCCGGGATAACCGAGACAGACCGGACAGACCTGGGTGTTTTCCCCGGCGCCGTAATCGGTTTTGCAGGCGCAGAACATTTTTGTCCTGGTCAGCAGTTGCACGTGCACTTCAAGTCCGATGGTCGCCAGAAATTTCATACTCATTTTTTTACGTCCGGCCGCCGCAGATGCCACTGCGCGGCCTGTTCATAGGCATAACCGGCGCGCAAAAGCACATCTTCGCGGAAGGCCGGCCCCAGAATCTGCAGTCCCACCGGGAGATTTTGCGCCGTGAAACCGCAGGGAACGGACAAGGCGCAGATCCCGGCCAGATTGGCGGGGATGGTGAAAATATCTCCCAAATACATTTGTAACGGGTCCTCAATCTTTTCACCTATTTTATAGGCGGGGGCCGGCGCCACCGGCGCCAGCAAAACGTCGCATTCTTCGGCAAAAACCCTTTCAAAATCGCGGCGGATCAAGGTGCGCACTTTCTGCGCCCGCAGGTAATAGGCGTCATAATAGCCGCTGCTCAAAACGTATGTTCCCAGGATAATCCGCCTTTTGACTTCAGCGCCGAATCCTTCCGCCCGCGTGCGGCAATACATTTCATACGGATCGTCCGCGTTTTTCGCCCGGCAGCCATAACGCACACCGTCAAAGCGGGCCAGATTGGCGGAAGCTTCGGCGCATGCAATGATGTAATAAACGGCCACCGCATGGGGGGTCATGGGCAGATTCACATCAACAATTGCGGCCCCCAGCCTTTCGCATTCGGCGACCGCCGCCCGGACACATTTTTCAACTTCCGCGTCCATGCCGTCAATGAAATACTCCTTTGGCAGGCCGATTTTCAATCCTTTCAAATCGGTCCGCAGGCCGCTTTCATAATCCGGGACGGTAATTTTCGCCGAGGTGGAATCGCGCTCGTCATGTCCCGCGATTGTTTTCAGAAGGATGGCGGCATCCCGGACGCATTTCGTCATGGGGCCGATCTGATCCAGAGATGAGGCAAAAGCCGTAAGGCCGTAGCGCGAGACGCGGCCGTAGCTGGGTTTTAAGCCCACACATCCGCAAAATGAAGCGGGCTGGCGCACCGAACCGCCGGTATCGCTGCCCAGCGCGGCAATGGTTTCATCGGCGGCCACCGCCGCGGCCGAGCCGCCGCTGGAACCGCCCGGGACATAATCCCGGTTCCACGGATTTCGCGTTATTTTATAAGCCGAATTTTCGGTAGAGGCGCCCATCGCAAATTCGTCCATGTTGGTCCGCCCCAGAAACACGGCCCCTTCCCTGCGCAGCCGCGCGATCACAGTGGCATCGTATGGAGCGACATAAC
This genomic stretch from Kiritimatiellia bacterium harbors:
- the gatB gene encoding Asp-tRNA(Asn)/Glu-tRNA(Gln) amidotransferase subunit GatB, which gives rise to MKFLATIGLEVHVQLLTRTKMFCACKTDYGAGENTQVCPVCLGYPGALPVINEEAVRLTVLTGLMLGSKINRFSKFDRKNYFYPDMPKNYQISQYDCPFCVGGAVEITCGEKVKKVSLTRIHLEEDVGKNMHIGELSSVDFNRAGHPLMEVVTEPDMASPEEAFAFLLALKQILNYGLVSRCNLEEGNVRCDINCSIRPEGRERLGVKTEIKNLNTFKGVFQALNYEIARQTEVLNSGGMITQETRRWDSERGVTESMRSKEEAHDYRYFPDPDLLPVLLSREQIQLWEKDIPELPRQRCARLARQYAIPEYDAKVLSADKDLADFFEKAAGLSVNPKAVSNFVMTEMLRLLAEKEMEIKDAQITPQSLAELVKLADEGKINSNSAKQIFAALFEKGGAPGRLMEAMGLVQVSDAGEIEDFVRKAMESNPKSVSDYRAGKEAALKYLVGQVMRLSRGKANPQMARELLKQKLG
- the gatA gene encoding Asp-tRNA(Asn)/Glu-tRNA(Gln) amidotransferase subunit GatA gives rise to the protein MAEVSALLRERKCSSLELVQELIAVIRKNDSQIGAFVSLDEEYALAQARRADELRRKGTELPLLGVPLAVKDLINVQGQTCTCASRILSGYVAPYDATVIARLRREGAVFLGRTNMDEFAMGASTENSAYKITRNPWNRDYVPGGSSGGSAAAVAADETIAALGSDTGGSVRQPASFCGCVGLKPSYGRVSRYGLTAFASSLDQIGPMTKCVRDAAILLKTIAGHDERDSTSAKITVPDYESGLRTDLKGLKIGLPKEYFIDGMDAEVEKCVRAAVAECERLGAAIVDVNLPMTPHAVAVYYIIACAEASANLARFDGVRYGCRAKNADDPYEMYCRTRAEGFGAEVKRRIILGTYVLSSGYYDAYYLRAQKVRTLIRRDFERVFAEECDVLLAPVAPAPAYKIGEKIEDPLQMYLGDIFTIPANLAGICALSVPCGFTAQNLPVGLQILGPAFREDVLLRAGYAYEQAAQWHLRRPDVKK